A part of Aegilops tauschii subsp. strangulata cultivar AL8/78 chromosome 2, Aet v6.0, whole genome shotgun sequence genomic DNA contains:
- the LOC109773133 gene encoding replication factor C subunit 4: MAAASSAAAAPADTYDIPWVEKYRPSRVADVVGNADAVSRLEVIARDGNMPNLILSGPPGTGKTTSILALAHEMLGPSYREGVLELNASDDRGLDVVRNKIKMFAQKKVTLPPGRHKIVILDEADSMTTGAQQALRRTMEIYSNTTRFALACNTSSKIIEPIQSRCAIVRFSRLSDQEILGRLMVVVAAEKVPYVPEGLEAIIFTADGDMRQALNNLQATVSGFRFVNQENVFKVCDQPHPLHVKSMVKNVLDGKFDEACSGLKQLYDLGYSPTDIITTLFRVIKNYDMAEYLKLELLKETGFAHMRICDGVGSFLQLSGLLAKFALVRETAKA; the protein is encoded by the exons atggccgccgcctcctccgcggccgccgcccccgccgacACGTACGACATCCCGTGGGTGGAGAAGTACCGCCCCAGCCGCGTCGCCGATGTCGTCGGCAACGCCGACGCCGTCAGCCGCCTCGAGGTCATCGCCCGCGACGGCAACATGCCCAACCTCATCCTCTCC GGGCCTCCGGGGACCGGGAAGACGACGAGCATCCTGGCGCTCGCCCACGAGATGCTCGGGCCCAGCTACCGCGAGGGAGTGCTCGAGCTCAACGCCTCGGACGACAG GGGGCTTGATGTGGTGCGGAACAAGATCAAGATGTTCGCGCAGAAGAAGGTCACACTGCCACCCGGACGGCACAAGATCGTCATACTGGACGAAGCTGACAG CATGACAACAGGAGCACAGCAAGCACTGAGAAGAACCATGGAGATTTATTCCAACACCACAAGATTTGCTCTTGCATGCAATACTTCATCTAAAATCATTGAACCCATCCAAAGTCGCTGCGCTATTGTCCGGTTCTCGAGGCTTTCAGATCAGGAGATCCTTGGCCGCCTTATGGTCGTGGTGGCAGCTGAGAAG GTCCCTTATGTGCCAGAAGGTCTTGAAGCCATCATTTTTACTGCTGATGGTGACATGAGGCAAGCTTTGAACAATTTGCAAGCTACAGTCAGCGGGTTCCGTTTTGTTAATCAAGAAAATGTGTTCAAG GTATGCGATCAACCACATCCCTTGCATGTCAAGAGTATGGTGAAAAATGTACTCGATGGGAAGTTTGATGAGGCCTGCTCTGGCCTAAAGCAACTCTATGATTTGGGCTACTCTCCTACTGACATCATCACTACCCTCTTCCGTGTCATCAAGAACTATGACATGGCTGAATATCTGAAGCTGGAACTGCTGAAG GAAACGGGATTTGCGCACATGAGGATCTGTGATGGCGTTGGGTCATTCCTTCAGCTTTCTGGCCTTCTGGCCAAATTTGCTCTGGTGAGAGAAACAGCAAAGGCCTAA